Proteins encoded in a region of the Paenibacillus pedocola genome:
- the moaA gene encoding GTP 3',8-cyclase MoaA codes for MSTHPLQDQLQRPIHDLRISVTDRCNFRCSYCMPKEVFGDDFAFLPASQQLTFEEIQRLTGLFVSLGVSKIRLTGGEPLMRQNLPALVAGIRSICGVEDIGLTTNGVLLGRYAVPLYEAGLRRLNVSLDALEPELFGRMNGRGYKPDTILQHIDHAVQAGFEVKVNMVVQRGVNESEIVPMASYFKEKNITLRFIEFMDAGNDNGWSYDKVVTKREILERLHSSFELEAQDHNYFGEVAKRYRYKGSSTEVGFITSVSESFCSSCTRARLSSDGKLFTCLFASGGSDLKAMIRSGASDQSLLAAIKNVWEQRSDRYSDERTEQTVKNRTKIGMSYIGG; via the coding sequence ATGAGTACTCATCCGCTACAAGACCAGCTGCAGCGGCCAATTCACGATTTGCGGATTTCAGTAACTGACCGGTGTAATTTCCGCTGTTCTTATTGCATGCCAAAGGAAGTGTTCGGTGATGATTTCGCCTTCCTTCCGGCAAGTCAGCAGCTTACTTTCGAAGAAATCCAGCGCCTGACGGGGCTGTTTGTCTCCCTTGGCGTAAGCAAAATCCGCCTGACCGGAGGAGAGCCGCTGATGCGGCAGAACCTTCCCGCACTTGTAGCGGGAATTCGTTCGATCTGCGGAGTGGAGGATATCGGACTGACAACGAACGGGGTATTGCTTGGAAGGTACGCTGTGCCGCTGTATGAGGCAGGACTCCGCAGGCTTAATGTCAGTCTGGACGCGCTGGAGCCTGAACTGTTCGGCAGAATGAACGGACGGGGATATAAGCCTGATACGATTTTGCAGCATATTGATCATGCCGTTCAAGCCGGTTTTGAGGTGAAAGTGAACATGGTAGTGCAGAGGGGTGTGAACGAATCGGAGATTGTGCCGATGGCCTCTTACTTCAAAGAAAAGAACATCACGCTGCGCTTCATTGAATTTATGGACGCCGGCAACGACAACGGCTGGAGCTATGATAAAGTCGTCACCAAGCGGGAAATACTGGAGCGCCTCCACAGCAGCTTTGAGCTGGAAGCGCAGGACCATAATTATTTCGGTGAGGTGGCCAAAAGGTACCGGTACAAGGGAAGCAGCACGGAGGTTGGCTTTATTACGTCCGTATCTGAATCCTTCTGCTCCTCCTGTACGCGGGCCAGGCTGTCTTCTGACGGCAAACTGTTTACCTGTCTGTTCGCTTCCGGCGGCTCAGATCTCAAGGCGATGATCCGCAGCGGGGCGAGTGACCAAAGCTTGCTCGCAGCCATCAAAAACGTATGGGAGCAGCGGAGTGACCGTTATTCCGATGAGCGGACGGAACAGACCGTGAAGAACAGAACCAAGATCGGCATGTCCTATATTGGAGGTTAG
- a CDS encoding nitrate/nitrite transporter produces MIKKLQLPLQTLNLITGFMVWVIISSLMPFISEDISIPQGKLAMVTAIPVVLGSILRIPLGYYANILGARIIFMSSFILLLFPVYFISEASSVTHLMIGGVFLGIGGAVFSVGVTSLPKYFPKEKHGLVNGIYGIGNIGTAVTTFSAPMVAAQIGWASAIKLYLILLLVFIALNFFFGDRHEPKLKTPIIEQIKGVSRNEKLWLFSLFYFITFGSFVAFTIYLPNFLVSNFGLEKVDAGMRTAGFIAVATFFRPIGGWLGDKFQPLFLLIGTFSIYTVAAIILAFMPDMGLYTAGCLAIAVSAGIGNGVIFKLVPLYFNKQAGIANGIVSMMGGLGGFFPPIMLSVIYSATGQYSIGFMLLSQVALASLVLVVWLYFQDRLALTAEVFNSTGQGILVTDISGLIKSVNPAFTKLTGYTEEEVLGRQPSILKSGRQSKDFYLGMWREIREKGMWQGEIWNKRKNGEEYLQWLNISAVKDETGEDVRYVGTFSDITQK; encoded by the coding sequence ATGATAAAAAAATTGCAGTTGCCGCTACAAACATTAAACTTGATTACCGGATTCATGGTGTGGGTGATCATCTCTTCCCTGATGCCCTTTATTTCGGAGGATATCAGCATCCCGCAGGGAAAATTGGCGATGGTTACGGCCATTCCGGTTGTACTCGGTTCTATACTAAGAATTCCTCTTGGGTATTATGCCAACATTCTGGGTGCCCGCATTATCTTTATGTCCAGCTTTATTCTGCTTTTATTTCCGGTCTATTTTATCAGTGAAGCTTCTTCGGTAACCCATTTAATGATCGGCGGAGTGTTCCTTGGCATCGGCGGAGCCGTATTTTCTGTAGGCGTGACCTCCCTGCCCAAGTATTTCCCCAAAGAGAAGCATGGTCTGGTCAACGGGATCTATGGAATCGGGAATATCGGAACGGCGGTCACTACCTTCTCGGCTCCGATGGTGGCTGCGCAGATTGGCTGGGCGTCTGCGATTAAGCTATATCTGATTCTGTTACTGGTGTTTATCGCATTGAATTTCTTCTTCGGCGACCGTCATGAGCCCAAGCTCAAAACACCGATTATCGAACAGATCAAGGGTGTATCCAGGAATGAAAAGCTCTGGCTGTTCTCGCTTTTCTATTTCATAACATTCGGCTCCTTCGTTGCCTTTACCATTTATCTGCCGAACTTTCTGGTCTCGAATTTCGGTCTGGAAAAGGTGGATGCAGGCATGCGAACCGCCGGCTTCATTGCTGTGGCAACGTTCTTCCGGCCCATAGGCGGCTGGCTCGGTGATAAATTTCAGCCGCTGTTCCTGCTGATCGGCACCTTCAGTATCTATACGGTAGCAGCAATCATCCTGGCCTTTATGCCGGATATGGGCCTGTATACCGCGGGATGCCTTGCGATTGCCGTAAGTGCGGGGATCGGTAACGGGGTTATTTTCAAATTAGTCCCCCTGTACTTCAATAAGCAGGCGGGGATTGCCAACGGGATCGTGTCGATGATGGGCGGTCTGGGCGGATTTTTCCCTCCGATTATGCTGTCGGTGATTTATTCGGCGACCGGGCAATATTCGATAGGGTTCATGCTGCTCTCACAGGTGGCGCTGGCCAGTCTGGTGCTGGTAGTATGGCTCTATTTTCAGGACCGGCTTGCGCTTACCGCTGAAGTGTTCAACTCCACCGGGCAGGGTATTCTTGTAACGGATATCTCGGGCCTGATTAAGTCAGTGAATCCGGCATTTACGAAGCTCACAGGCTACACCGAAGAGGAAGTGCTCGGCAGACAGCCCAGCATTCTGAAGTCAGGCCGCCAATCCAAGGATTTCTACCTCGGCATGTGGAGGGAGATCAGGGAAAAGGGCATGTGGCAGGGAGAAATCTGGAACAAGCGCAAGAACGGCGAAGAGTATTTGCAGTGGCTGAATATCAGCGCTGTGAAGGATGAGACCGGCGAAGATGTCCGGTATGTGGGTACCTTCAGCGATATTACGCAGAAATAA
- a CDS encoding hemerythrin domain-containing protein: MPEYTELQFTTPAMRILENEHRYLSFLMEEWHAIVLWFEQEHIRLDEGRIRLQELRQAILEFTGPLKKHTMKEETHFFPLLGTYIGFEQGPLVGIQEEHREIDGYIGHFLHHTEGGPDLLSLEDIRAAVRDAGEAFEVLTVHFVKEETVIFPMAEHQLSAKDKERLCQKLNTLIT; encoded by the coding sequence ATGCCGGAATATACAGAGTTGCAGTTCACAACGCCCGCCATGCGCATTCTTGAGAATGAGCACCGCTATTTATCTTTTTTAATGGAAGAATGGCATGCCATCGTACTTTGGTTTGAACAGGAACATATCCGTCTGGATGAGGGCAGGATACGGCTTCAAGAGCTGCGGCAGGCGATCCTGGAGTTTACCGGTCCGCTGAAGAAGCATACTATGAAGGAAGAGACGCATTTTTTCCCGCTGCTGGGCACTTATATCGGGTTTGAACAAGGACCGCTGGTTGGAATTCAGGAGGAACACCGCGAAATTGACGGGTATATCGGGCATTTCCTGCATCACACAGAAGGCGGGCCAGACCTGCTGTCTCTGGAAGATATCCGTGCTGCTGTCAGAGATGCAGGGGAGGCTTTTGAGGTACTGACGGTACACTTTGTAAAAGAAGAAACGGTCATTTTTCCGATGGCCGAACATCAGCTGAGTGCGAAGGACAAAGAGCGGTTATGCCAGAAGCTGAACACGCTTATTACATGA
- a CDS encoding response regulator transcription factor, whose protein sequence is MKIVIADDHAIVRSGFSMILNFQDDIEVIGAAADGREAYALVAKFRPDILIMDLSMPPGESGLVATGKIKEDYPDTKILILTMHDDDEYLFHVLKNGASGYVLKSAPDEELLLAIRTIYEGGTYIHPKMATSLVREFIKQEKTAGTEDLFELLSKRELEILPLIAKGYGNKEIAERLFISVKTVEAHKAKIMEKLNLKSRPELVEYALKKKMLDF, encoded by the coding sequence ATGAAGATTGTCATCGCAGACGACCATGCGATCGTGCGCAGCGGGTTCTCCATGATTCTCAATTTTCAGGATGACATTGAAGTGATCGGAGCGGCGGCAGACGGCAGGGAAGCTTATGCACTGGTCGCCAAATTCCGTCCGGATATTCTTATTATGGATCTAAGCATGCCCCCGGGAGAAAGCGGGCTGGTTGCGACTGGCAAGATTAAAGAGGATTACCCCGATACCAAAATCCTGATCCTGACGATGCATGATGATGATGAATACCTCTTTCATGTATTGAAGAACGGAGCCTCCGGTTATGTGCTCAAAAGTGCGCCGGACGAGGAACTTCTGCTGGCCATCCGGACCATCTATGAAGGGGGTACCTATATCCATCCCAAGATGGCCACCTCTCTTGTCCGTGAGTTCATCAAGCAGGAGAAAACCGCCGGGACAGAAGACCTGTTTGAGCTGTTGTCTAAGCGGGAGCTGGAGATTTTGCCGCTTATTGCCAAAGGTTACGGAAATAAAGAAATAGCAGAAAGGCTATTCATTTCTGTGAAAACGGTAGAAGCCCACAAAGCGAAAATTATGGAGAAATTGAATCTTAAAAGCCGGCCTGAGCTGGTCGAATATGCTTTGAAGAAAAAAATGCTGGATTTCTAA
- a CDS encoding sensor histidine kinase, with product MTKLFENSTEAMFFFDREGKALAMNPAAENIVDKDILKQLYQGNPKALCGTCRGYTSETELRTCLDCYLSTPDSEEFTSYQVYLETKDKGIVPYAATFHTIDYENDIRVFMLRDLTRQFKTQEKFYQNKMMKHIIEAQENERKRISRELHDSVAQELMSAVIDLRVLKYMTADEQLLKKVKQTEVSMTRLLQDIRNLSVELRPAALDDFGLEAAFRSHFKRMEQSYGLVIEYESRLADKRYESEIETVMYRVCQEAVLNALKYAQVDTVKVSLTEKDGVLRLLIEDEGIGFNQGDEPSGTGLGLFGMQERAELVGGTFNVDSGIGRGTRILLQVPVGFARGKE from the coding sequence ATGACGAAGCTGTTCGAGAACAGCACGGAAGCGATGTTCTTTTTTGACCGGGAAGGGAAAGCGCTGGCGATGAATCCTGCTGCTGAGAATATCGTTGACAAGGATATTCTGAAGCAGCTGTATCAGGGAAATCCGAAGGCGCTTTGCGGGACCTGCCGGGGATACACCAGTGAAACGGAGCTTCGTACTTGTCTGGATTGTTATTTAAGTACTCCGGACTCCGAGGAGTTCACTTCCTATCAAGTCTATCTGGAGACGAAAGATAAGGGGATCGTTCCCTATGCCGCGACCTTTCACACGATAGACTATGAGAATGATATTAGAGTGTTTATGCTTAGGGATTTAACCAGACAGTTCAAAACCCAAGAGAAGTTCTATCAGAACAAAATGATGAAGCATATCATTGAGGCGCAGGAGAATGAACGCAAGCGGATTTCCCGTGAGCTCCATGACAGCGTTGCCCAAGAGCTGATGAGCGCCGTGATTGATCTGCGGGTACTGAAATATATGACAGCCGATGAGCAGCTGCTGAAGAAAGTGAAGCAGACTGAAGTCTCTATGACAAGGCTTCTGCAGGATATCCGCAACCTCTCGGTGGAGCTCAGGCCAGCTGCACTTGATGACTTCGGACTTGAGGCTGCATTCCGTTCACACTTCAAACGGATGGAGCAAAGCTATGGGCTTGTCATCGAATATGAATCCAGGCTTGCTGACAAACGGTATGAGAGTGAGATCGAAACCGTTATGTACCGTGTGTGCCAGGAGGCTGTCTTGAACGCCCTGAAGTATGCACAGGTAGACACAGTCAAAGTATCCCTTACCGAAAAGGACGGTGTGCTGCGCCTCCTCATTGAGGATGAGGGGATTGGCTTCAATCAGGGTGACGAGCCCAGTGGTACCGGACTTGGCCTCTTTGGCATGCAGGAACGGGCGGAACTGGTGGGCGGCACCTTTAATGTAGATTCAGGGATAGGCAGGGGAACGAGAATTCTTTTGCAGGTTCCAGTAGGATTTGCCCGAGGAAAGGAATGA
- a CDS encoding GAF domain-containing protein — protein MTNKVDYQLELDRIRMDLGYDFMSLALAEPAEYDYVIRWKYASGNTNERYKRIVLQSGRGIAGIVFKTGKPFLLPSVQKDVKPDSLFNYPITKMENLNSIGAVPMWNDARVAGVLLGGFRGEREVTGEMLLALEATARKGIGDLNGKELLLS, from the coding sequence ATGACCAATAAGGTGGATTACCAACTGGAGCTTGACCGGATCCGCATGGATTTAGGTTATGATTTCATGTCACTGGCACTGGCTGAACCCGCAGAATATGACTACGTTATCCGATGGAAATACGCCTCCGGGAACACGAATGAACGTTACAAGCGGATCGTTCTTCAATCCGGAAGAGGGATTGCGGGAATCGTGTTCAAGACCGGAAAACCGTTTCTACTCCCTTCTGTGCAGAAAGATGTGAAGCCTGATTCATTGTTTAATTATCCCATTACCAAGATGGAGAATCTGAACAGCATTGGTGCTGTACCCATGTGGAATGATGCCCGCGTCGCTGGTGTGCTACTTGGCGGATTCAGGGGAGAGCGTGAGGTAACCGGTGAAATGCTGCTGGCCCTGGAAGCGACAGCGCGTAAAGGTATTGGAGACTTGAACGGGAAGGAATTGTTGCTGAGTTGA
- the narI gene encoding respiratory nitrate reductase subunit gamma, whose amino-acid sequence MNMSGQFLWVIFPYVCLVIFIGGHIFRYRKDQFNWTAKSSEFVEKKQLKYGSILFHLGIMPVILGHIGGLAVPKSWLEAIGVSDHLYHIGAVYIGGIFGAATLLGMLILTSRRFSIKNVRRLSSASDLIVNSLLLFIVFMGMYSTIVTNAVQPEFDYRDTISVWFRGLFMFRPNPSLMADVPFSFKLHILSGFAIFAFWPFTRLVHVWSVPLNYVGRSYILYRRNKSN is encoded by the coding sequence ATGAATATGTCCGGTCAGTTTTTATGGGTCATTTTCCCTTATGTTTGTTTGGTGATTTTTATCGGAGGCCATATCTTCCGTTACCGGAAAGACCAGTTCAACTGGACGGCCAAATCCAGTGAATTTGTGGAAAAGAAACAGCTGAAATACGGCAGCATCCTGTTCCATCTGGGCATTATGCCGGTTATTCTGGGCCATATCGGCGGCCTGGCGGTTCCAAAATCGTGGCTGGAGGCCATCGGCGTCAGTGATCATCTCTACCACATCGGCGCGGTATACATCGGGGGGATTTTCGGTGCTGCCACACTGCTCGGGATGCTGATTCTGACCTCGCGGCGCTTTTCGATTAAGAATGTCCGCCGGCTCAGCAGCGCCTCGGACCTGATCGTCAACTCACTCCTTCTGTTTATCGTGTTTATGGGGATGTACTCCACGATCGTAACGAATGCCGTACAGCCTGAATTTGATTACCGCGATACGATTTCCGTCTGGTTCCGCGGCCTGTTCATGTTCCGTCCGAACCCGTCGCTGATGGCGGATGTACCATTTTCCTTTAAGCTGCACATTCTCTCCGGGTTTGCTATCTTTGCCTTTTGGCCGTTTACCCGGCTGGTCCATGTGTGGAGTGTTCCGTTGAATTATGTAGGCAGAAGTTATATTCTATACAGAAGAAATAAATCGAATTAA
- the narJ gene encoding nitrate reductase molybdenum cofactor assembly chaperone, giving the protein MIDLMKLHDYKQSFGYFALQLMYPEKLDFHPAFLEEAFDSGHPGYAHVHTYWTLMQHFSLDEIQESYAATFDFQKDCALYMTYFKFEDAKERGQMLAKLKLLYEMSGLLMPEGELPDFLPLMCEFLYAAEWLEDPGAPENFRMLIAILEDGTYHLLKALERVNSPYFHLVKGLRETFKACAEQEALHQ; this is encoded by the coding sequence GTGATTGATCTGATGAAACTGCATGATTACAAGCAATCCTTCGGATATTTCGCCCTGCAGCTCATGTACCCGGAAAAGCTGGATTTTCATCCGGCTTTTCTGGAAGAGGCGTTTGACAGCGGTCACCCGGGTTACGCCCATGTTCATACCTATTGGACACTAATGCAACATTTCAGTCTGGATGAGATCCAGGAGAGCTACGCAGCCACCTTTGATTTCCAGAAGGACTGCGCTTTGTATATGACCTATTTTAAGTTTGAGGATGCCAAAGAACGGGGGCAGATGCTCGCCAAACTGAAGCTTCTGTACGAAATGTCCGGGCTTCTGATGCCTGAAGGCGAATTACCCGATTTTCTTCCGCTCATGTGTGAATTTCTATATGCCGCAGAATGGCTGGAAGACCCGGGAGCACCGGAGAATTTCCGGATGCTGATCGCGATTCTTGAGGATGGAACCTACCATCTGCTCAAGGCGCTTGAACGGGTTAACAGCCCTTATTTCCATCTGGTGAAGGGACTTCGCGAAACATTTAAAGCTTGTGCTGAACAGGAGGCCCTCCATCAATGA
- the narH gene encoding nitrate reductase subunit beta, with protein MKIKAQVAMVMNLDKCIGCHTCSVTCKTTWTNRKGAEYMWFNNVETKPGIGYPKRWEDQELYKGGWQLRKGKLELKSGNKLSKIALGKIFYNPDMPEMKDYYEPWTYNYEHLTNAGEQKHSPVARAHSAVTGEKMDLEWGPNWEDDLAGAHVTGPLDPNIQKIEEEIKFNFEKSFMIYLPRLCEHCLNPSCVASCPSGAMYKRDEDGIVLVDQEACRGWRYCMTGCPYKKVYFNWQTNKAEKCTFCFPRVEAGLPTVCSETCTGRIRYLGVLLYDADKVLDAASTPDEKDLYKAQCDLFMNPHDPEVIAQARKDGISEDWLEAAQNSPVYKLAIEHKLAFPLHPEYRTLPMVWYVPPLSPIMNYFEGKDSLKNPDMIFPAIEEMRTPIQYLANMLTAGDTQTVKEALQRMAMMRSYMRAKSVGQEFDLSRLERVGMTAHQTEQMYRLLAIAKYEDRFVIPTSHKEQHMNPYRAQGSAGFGNTMGDMGSGSGCDGCGPASPAESTRKTGKEMYEENFYGGIWRD; from the coding sequence TTGAAAATTAAAGCGCAAGTTGCAATGGTGATGAATCTGGATAAATGTATCGGCTGCCACACCTGCAGCGTGACCTGCAAGACGACCTGGACGAACCGCAAGGGTGCGGAATATATGTGGTTCAATAACGTAGAGACGAAGCCCGGAATCGGCTACCCGAAACGCTGGGAGGACCAGGAGCTCTACAAGGGCGGCTGGCAGCTGCGCAAAGGGAAGCTGGAACTGAAGTCAGGCAACAAGCTGTCCAAGATCGCGCTCGGCAAAATCTTCTACAACCCTGATATGCCTGAAATGAAAGACTACTATGAGCCGTGGACATACAACTACGAGCACCTGACAAATGCAGGCGAGCAGAAGCATTCTCCGGTTGCGCGTGCCCATTCTGCGGTGACAGGTGAAAAGATGGATCTTGAATGGGGGCCGAATTGGGAGGATGATCTGGCGGGAGCGCATGTCACCGGACCGCTTGATCCGAATATCCAGAAGATCGAGGAAGAGATCAAATTCAACTTCGAGAAATCCTTCATGATCTATCTGCCGCGATTATGTGAACACTGCCTGAATCCGAGCTGTGTCGCTTCCTGTCCTTCAGGAGCTATGTACAAACGGGATGAAGACGGGATTGTCCTGGTTGACCAGGAAGCCTGCCGCGGCTGGAGATATTGCATGACAGGCTGTCCTTACAAAAAAGTGTACTTCAACTGGCAGACCAACAAAGCGGAGAAATGCACCTTCTGTTTCCCGCGCGTGGAAGCAGGGCTGCCTACAGTATGCTCCGAGACCTGCACGGGCCGGATCCGCTACCTCGGTGTCCTGCTGTATGACGCAGACAAGGTTCTGGATGCTGCCTCAACACCGGATGAGAAGGACCTGTACAAAGCGCAATGCGATCTGTTCATGAATCCGCATGATCCGGAAGTCATTGCCCAGGCCAGAAAAGACGGCATTTCCGAGGATTGGCTGGAAGCCGCCCAGAACTCTCCGGTCTATAAGCTCGCCATCGAGCACAAGCTGGCCTTCCCGCTTCACCCGGAATACCGGACGCTGCCGATGGTATGGTATGTGCCGCCGCTTAGCCCGATCATGAATTATTTTGAAGGCAAGGATTCGCTGAAGAATCCCGATATGATCTTCCCGGCCATCGAAGAGATGCGTACACCGATCCAGTATCTGGCGAACATGCTGACTGCAGGCGATACGCAGACCGTTAAGGAAGCCCTGCAGCGGATGGCTATGATGCGTTCCTATATGCGGGCTAAGTCCGTAGGCCAGGAATTTGACCTTAGCCGTCTTGAACGTGTCGGAATGACCGCACATCAGACAGAGCAAATGTACCGGCTGCTTGCCATTGCCAAATATGAGGACCGGTTCGTCATCCCGACCTCGCATAAGGAGCAGCATATGAATCCTTACCGTGCCCAAGGCTCAGCCGGCTTCGGCAACACTATGGGCGATATGGGTTCCGGATCCGGCTGTGACGGCTGCGGACCGGCCAGCCCTGCCGAGAGCACAAGGAAAACCGGCAAGGAGATGTACGAAGAGAATTTCTACGGGGGGATTTGGCGTGATTGA